In one Pseudomonas tensinigenes genomic region, the following are encoded:
- a CDS encoding DUF934 domain-containing protein, translating into MQRIIKNNEVVDETWHLLPKDFNIDEISNCDDLIVPLQLWREHSRMLKARDGGLGVWLDADEEAEEIGEDVAEFQVIALNFPAFTDGRNYSNARLLRDRYGFKGELRAIGDVLRDQLFYMHRCGFDAFAIRADKDPYEALEGLKDFSVTYQAATDEPLPLFRRR; encoded by the coding sequence ATGCAGCGAATCATTAAGAACAACGAGGTCGTCGACGAAACCTGGCACTTGCTGCCCAAGGATTTCAACATCGACGAGATCAGTAACTGCGACGATCTGATCGTGCCGCTGCAACTGTGGCGCGAACACAGCCGCATGCTCAAGGCTCGCGACGGCGGTCTGGGTGTCTGGCTGGACGCCGACGAAGAAGCCGAAGAAATCGGTGAAGACGTCGCCGAGTTTCAGGTGATTGCCCTGAACTTCCCGGCGTTCACTGACGGCCGCAACTACTCCAACGCCCGCCTGCTGCGCGACCGTTACGGTTTCAAAGGTGAATTGCGGGCGATTGGCGATGTGCTGCGCGATCAGCTGTTCTACATGCATCGCTGCGGTTTTGATGCCTTTGCCATTCGCGCGGACAAAGACCCGTACGAAGCGCTGGAAGGCCTCAAGGACTTCTCGGTGACCTATCAGGCTGCCACTGACGAACCACTGCCGCTGTTCCGTCGCCGCTAA
- a CDS encoding DUF2970 domain-containing protein, translated as MDDPVDNKPPTFWQMLHSVMAAAFGVQSGKNRARDFTHGKPSHFVMLGIVFTAIFALTLFAIVKLVLHFAGV; from the coding sequence ATGGACGATCCAGTCGACAACAAACCGCCGACCTTCTGGCAGATGCTGCACAGCGTGATGGCGGCGGCGTTCGGGGTGCAGAGCGGCAAGAACCGGGCTAGGGACTTCACCCATGGCAAGCCCAGCCATTTCGTGATGCTGGGGATTGTGTTCACCGCCATCTTCGCGTTGACGCTGTTTGCCATCGTCAAACTGGTGCTGCACTTCGCCGGGGTCTGA
- a CDS encoding nitrite/sulfite reductase: MYVYDEYDQRIIEDRVKQFRDQTRRYLAGELSEEEFRPLRLQNGLYIQRFAPMLRVAVPYGQLTSRQTRMMAKIARDYDKGYAHISTRQNVQFNWPAVEDIPDILAELATVQMHAIQTSGNCLRNVTTDQFAGVAADEVIDPRPWCEIVRQWTTFHPEFAYLPRKFKIAVNGSTADRAAIEVHDIGLEPVHNAAGELGFRVLVGGGLGRTPVVGAFINEFLPWQDLLSYLDAILRVYNRYGRRDNKYKARIKILVKALTPEVFAQKVDAEMEHLRGGQTTLTDAELQRVAKHFVDPDYKALDNQTAQLAELDKEHPGFARWRTRNTLAHKKPGYVAVTLSLKPTGVAPGDITDKQLDAVADLADRYSFGQLRTSHEQNIILADVEQSQLFTLWGELREGGFATPNIGLLTDIICCPGGDFCSLANAKSIPIAESIQRRFDDLDYLFDIGELDLNISGCMNACGHHHVGHIGILGVDKKGEEFYQVSLGGSASRDASLGKILGPSFAQEAMPDVISKLIDVYVEQRTEDERFIDTYQRIGIDLFKERVYAANH; this comes from the coding sequence ATGTACGTATACGACGAGTACGATCAGCGGATCATCGAGGACCGCGTCAAGCAGTTCCGTGATCAGACCCGACGCTATCTGGCAGGTGAGCTGAGCGAAGAAGAATTCCGCCCCCTGCGCCTGCAAAATGGCCTGTACATCCAGCGCTTTGCGCCGATGTTGCGTGTGGCGGTGCCTTACGGCCAGCTGACTTCGCGTCAGACGCGCATGATGGCCAAGATTGCCCGCGACTACGACAAGGGCTACGCCCACATCAGTACGCGGCAGAACGTGCAGTTCAACTGGCCGGCGGTGGAAGACATCCCGGACATTCTGGCTGAACTGGCCACCGTGCAGATGCACGCGATCCAGACCAGCGGCAACTGCCTGCGCAACGTCACTACCGACCAGTTCGCCGGCGTCGCTGCCGATGAAGTGATCGACCCGCGCCCATGGTGCGAAATCGTCCGTCAGTGGACTACATTCCACCCGGAATTCGCCTACCTTCCGCGTAAATTCAAGATTGCCGTCAACGGTTCGACCGCTGACCGTGCCGCCATTGAAGTCCATGACATCGGCCTTGAGCCGGTGCACAACGCCGCTGGCGAACTGGGTTTCCGTGTGCTGGTGGGTGGCGGCCTCGGCCGTACGCCAGTGGTTGGCGCGTTCATCAACGAATTCCTGCCGTGGCAGGATCTGTTGAGCTATCTCGACGCCATCCTGCGGGTGTACAACCGCTACGGCCGTCGCGACAACAAATACAAGGCGCGGATCAAGATCCTCGTCAAAGCCCTCACGCCGGAAGTGTTCGCGCAGAAAGTCGATGCGGAAATGGAACACCTGCGCGGTGGCCAGACCACATTGACCGACGCCGAACTGCAGCGTGTGGCCAAGCACTTCGTCGACCCGGACTACAAGGCGCTGGACAACCAGACTGCGCAACTGGCCGAGCTGGATAAAGAGCATCCGGGTTTCGCCCGCTGGCGTACCCGCAACACCCTGGCGCACAAGAAGCCGGGTTATGTCGCCGTGACCCTGTCGCTGAAACCGACCGGCGTTGCCCCGGGCGACATCACTGACAAGCAGCTCGACGCCGTCGCCGATCTGGCCGACCGCTACAGCTTCGGTCAACTGCGTACCTCGCACGAGCAGAACATCATTCTCGCCGACGTCGAGCAAAGCCAGTTGTTCACCCTGTGGGGCGAACTGCGTGAAGGCGGTTTCGCTACGCCGAACATCGGCTTGCTGACCGACATCATCTGCTGCCCTGGCGGTGATTTCTGCTCGCTGGCCAACGCCAAGTCGATCCCGATCGCCGAATCGATCCAGCGCCGCTTCGACGACCTCGATTACCTGTTCGACATCGGTGAGCTGGACCTGAACATCTCCGGTTGCATGAACGCCTGCGGTCACCACCACGTCGGCCACATCGGCATCCTCGGCGTCGACAAGAAAGGCGAAGAGTTCTATCAGGTCTCCCTCGGCGGCAGCGCCAGCCGGGATGCGAGCCTGGGCAAGATCCTCGGCCCGTCCTTCGCACAGGAAGCCATGCCTGACGTGATCTCGAAGCTGATCGACGTGTACGTTGAACAACGTACCGAAGACGAGCGCTTCATCGACACCTACCAGCGTATTGGCATCGACCTCTTCAAGGAACGCGTCTATGCAGCGAATCATTAA
- a CDS encoding ABC transporter substrate-binding protein, which yields MFKFFHISLLLFGALFQTGARAESVLFLNPGSTQEAFWVSYSQFMQAAAQDLGIDLQILYSQRQPELTLAQARLALQGPNRPEYLIFVNEQYVAPQILRLAQNSGVKLFMVNAALTADQQAMVGERDDRIGSLVPNDEEGGYLMMKELIRLHPSTPGTEPIEVLAFSGLKVTPSAQLRERGMQRALAEHPQTRLRQLVYSGWTQERAYEQAKQLFARYPKVSLVWSANDEMAFGAMRAYADIGKVPGKDALFSAVNTSPAALQALVDGRLSALVGGHFTLGGWALVELHDVEQGVELDRYGGRDRQIPLLQLIDKRHARQMLAMGKSPNYGVNFRKLSAKGQPASYRYPFTLQTLMR from the coding sequence ATGTTCAAGTTTTTCCATATCAGTCTTCTGTTGTTCGGCGCGCTGTTCCAGACCGGCGCGCGGGCAGAGTCTGTGCTGTTTTTGAATCCGGGTTCGACGCAAGAAGCGTTCTGGGTCAGCTATTCGCAATTCATGCAGGCGGCCGCTCAGGATCTGGGAATCGACCTGCAGATCCTCTATTCCCAACGCCAGCCCGAACTGACCCTCGCTCAGGCACGCCTCGCATTACAGGGGCCGAATCGTCCCGAGTACCTGATTTTCGTCAACGAACAATACGTCGCCCCGCAAATCCTGCGTCTGGCGCAGAACAGCGGTGTGAAGCTGTTTATGGTCAACGCCGCACTGACGGCTGACCAGCAGGCCATGGTCGGCGAGCGTGACGACCGCATTGGCAGCCTGGTGCCGAACGACGAGGAGGGCGGTTACTTGATGATGAAGGAACTGATCCGCCTGCATCCGTCGACGCCAGGCACTGAGCCGATTGAAGTGTTGGCGTTCTCCGGGCTGAAGGTCACGCCCTCGGCGCAATTACGCGAGCGCGGCATGCAGCGGGCGCTGGCCGAACATCCACAGACACGCTTGCGACAGCTGGTTTACAGCGGCTGGACCCAAGAACGCGCCTATGAGCAGGCCAAACAGCTGTTCGCCCGTTACCCGAAGGTGTCGCTGGTGTGGTCGGCCAATGATGAAATGGCTTTCGGTGCGATGCGCGCCTACGCCGACATCGGCAAAGTCCCCGGCAAAGATGCCTTGTTCAGTGCGGTCAACACTTCACCGGCGGCCTTGCAGGCATTGGTTGACGGGCGCCTGAGCGCACTGGTCGGCGGACATTTCACCTTGGGTGGCTGGGCGCTGGTCGAGTTGCATGACGTCGAGCAAGGCGTCGAGCTGGATCGCTACGGCGGCCGTGACCGGCAGATTCCGTTGCTGCAACTGATCGACAAGCGTCATGCCCGACAAATGCTGGCCATGGGCAAGTCGCCGAACTACGGCGTGAATTTCCGCAAGCTCTCAGCCAAAGGGCAACCGGCGTCGTATCGCTACCCGTTCACCCTGCAGACTCTGATGCGCTGA